Below is a genomic region from Salvelinus namaycush isolate Seneca unplaced genomic scaffold, SaNama_1.0 Scaffold431, whole genome shotgun sequence.
GTGATTACGTTCACAAGAGGACAATGACAGGACTTCTGAAGGAGACAAACATGTTAACTGACTTGCTGATCATGGAGGTCAGTTGTCCTTCAGGCTATTGAAGTGGGTGAACTACACAAGATATGAGACCAGACCATAAatgtgtacaaaatattaggatgacagactgaccaggtgaaagctatgatctttTATTGACGTCTCTTttcaaatccacttcaatcagtgtagatgaaggggaggagatgggttaaataaggaattgtaagccttgagacaattgagacatggattgtgtacatatgcaattcagagggtgaatgggcaagacaaaagatttaagtgcctttgaacggggtatgctaTTAGGTGCAAGGGGCACAGGTTgagtgtgtcaaaaactgcaccgctgctgggtttttcacactcaacagtttcccgtgtgtatcaagaatggtccaccaaccaaaggacatccagccaacttgacacacccTTGGGAAGTATTGTAGTCAATATGGGCCAGCTTCCCCGTGGAACGCTTTctacaccttgtagtccatgcccccgACGAAcagaggctgttctgagggcaaaaggcaATGCAActcaatgttttgtacactcagtgtaggttTACACTTACAGCTCCGGAGGTCTTGGAGGACTTGAAGACAGAGGGGCTGGGGACCACGGATTCTTGCAGGCGATGGTAGTCGTTGGGGCTCTCGAAGGGGTTACGGATAGCTGCCCTCCCTGGAGTCTCAGGAGTGATCTGGACATCTGGAATATCTCCCATAGTCTGACCACAAAACTGAACCTATTGATGCAGGAACATTAATCAGCTTTGATCCAGTATAAATAGTATGCTAATCAAAGATCACTAAGTACTAGAGAAAGCCAAACAATTACTGTAATACTATCAAGAGAACAAACCTTACTTACGTGAAAGAGTAGcaaggtggctaacgttagctaaactaGCTGGCTATTGGTCCCACAATCTAGTACATACTAGCTATCCCAAACGTTTCGTTAAATGCCTGGCTAGCTAAGGCTTTAGCAACTATTCTGAGAGGTTCATTTGATAGATTTATTCGATATGTTATTTGATATTGGAGCCCTGATACTTACAGCAGCTGCAGAAGTTTTCAACACAACCAAAATAAGGTTCCAGAGTCAGTTGTTTCAAACGTTTATTTCAATTTTCCCACAGCGCCCATTGACCAATAGAAATTAATAGGAAGTGCCTGATAACCAATCAGATTGAAGATTTCAGAACGCTCCAAATTTACATTGACGTCACTTCCTTTCGGTTGTGTGGTGGTTAGTAAGCTAACTAGCAAAGTATATACTCATGTTAGACTTTATCAACAAGTATACTATTTCTAATTTATCCAAATGACGGGGTTGTGATAGTAAAAGTATTTTTGTAAATCAGCTTGAACTGTTGAAGTTGCTGTTGAGTTAATCTCGGAGGTCCCACACGAACTGATCATGGCTAGCAGTGCTAATGCTAACAACATGAATGCTGTCCGAGAAACAATGGATGGTGAGTTAGCTAACGTCAGCTTGCTAGGTTATGATAATGTCTGTTGTAGAACCTAGATATGTGTTTTACAAATGTGACACACTATTGATTGCAATGCCTAAAGATTGGCTTGACAGTAAGGTAGTTAGCTaggtaactttagctagctagctatttatcACATTTCGTTCTGTACCCATGGCAACAATCCACCACACAGCAGTATTAGTAAGAACACTTATCTTGAAAGGTGACATGGTTTAAACGATACAGCTCGTTGTATGCCAGACAATGGGTAGCTAGGGGGCCAATTTCATGTTATTATTTTCTCTCCTACTTTTCCCCACAAGTGCTGCTGGAGATCTCTAGGCTATTGAACACAGGACTGGACATGGagtctctgtctatctgtgtcaGGCTGTGTGAGCAGGGCATCAACCCAGAGGCCCTGTCCTCTGTCATCAAGGAGCTACGTAAAGCCTCCGATTCACTAAAAGTAAGGCCATGTTCAGGGGACAGGGATAGGTACTTACAGAACGGAGTCTATACAGACACAATAGAACAAGGTTGCCCACACTTTTGAGAACCAAATGTTGTCTGGACCAAGTTTGTCCCATGGCCCCTGCTATAGAGACTCAATAGGACTAAATGGACTCTGCTCtgtacaggacggtagctctctaggaacagggttggagagcccagtattagactctgctctgtacaggactgtagctctccaggaacagggttggcgaGCCCTGTATTAGACTCTGCTctgtacaggactgtagctctccaggaacagggttggagagcccagtattagactctgctctgtacaggactgtagctctctaggaacagggttggagagccctgtattagactctgctctgtacaggaccgtagctctctaggaacagggttggagagccctgtattAGACTGCTctgtacaggactgtagctctccaggaacagggttggagagcctagTATTAGACTGCTctgtacaggactgtagctctctaggaacagggttggagagcccagtattagactctgctctgtacaggactgtagctctccaggaacagggttggagagccctgtattagactctgctctgtacaggactgtagctctccaggaacagggttggagagccctgcattagactctgctctgtacaggacggtagctctctaggaacagggttggagagcccagtattagactctgctctgtacaggacggtagctctctaggaacagggttggagagccctgtattagactctgctctgtacaggactgtagctctccaggaacagggttggagagccctgtattagactctgctctgtacaggacggtagctctctaggaacagggttggagagccctgtattagactctgctctgtacaggacggtagctctctaggaacagggttggagagccctgtattagactctgctctgtacaggaccgtagctctctaggaacagggttggagagcccagtattagactctgctctgtacaggaccgtagctctctaggaacagggttggagagcccagtattagactctgctctgtacaggactgtagctctctaggaacagggttggagagccctgcattagactctgctctgtacaggactgtagctctccaggaacagggttggagagccctgtattAGACTCTGCTCTGTATAGGActgtagctctctaggaacagggttggagagccctgcattagactctgctctgtacaggactgtagctctctaggaacagggttggagagcccagtattagactctgctctgtacaggacggtagctctctaggaacagggttggagagccctgtattagactctgctctgtacaggacggtagctctctaggaacagggttggagagccctgtattagactctgctctgtacaggactgtagctctctaggaacagggttggagagccctgtattagactctgctctgtacaggactgtagctctctaggaacagggttggagagccctgcattagactctgctctgtacaggactgtagctctctaggaacagggttggagagccctgcattaga
It encodes:
- the mzt1 gene encoding mitotic-spindle organizing protein 1; translated protein: MASSANANNMNAVRETMDVLLEISRLLNTGLDMESLSICVRLCEQGINPEALSSVIKELRKASDSLKASDN